A section of the Leptospira terpstrae serovar Hualin str. LT 11-33 = ATCC 700639 genome encodes:
- a CDS encoding Smr/MutS family protein, which yields MRTIYIRKLRFEEARIKLERELHDAFMDGESYVEILHGIGEGILRRMAIDYVATCDFLKLVETDPMFRSNPGSTIVEILAPSKEYINRLKS from the coding sequence GTGCGTACCATCTACATCCGAAAACTCCGATTCGAAGAAGCTCGTATCAAACTAGAACGAGAACTCCATGATGCCTTTATGGACGGGGAATCCTATGTGGAAATTTTACATGGAATTGGAGAAGGAATTCTCCGGCGAATGGCGATTGACTATGTAGCGACTTGCGATTTTCTGAAATTAGTAGAGACCGATCCGATGTTTCGGTCCAACCCGGGCAGTACGATTGTGGAAATTCTCGCTCCGTCCAAAGAATACATCAACCGATTGAAATCATGA
- the pth gene encoding aminoacyl-tRNA hydrolase, whose translation MIHFLIVGLGNPGDKYKNTRHNIGFMILDALASSFGVSFKDSKKYLETTHTWEGDKVHLLKPLEFMNLSGKSTQTLANLYKIPPTQILVIQDEVDLPFGKIKNKIGGGTAGHNGLKDIVAKLGSQDFHRLRFGVGKPEKGGMEVADFVLQNFNSEEKNHLDSLIKESISKTEDWIRTNRNLIRKENGG comes from the coding sequence ATGATTCATTTTCTCATAGTGGGCCTTGGAAATCCAGGGGATAAATACAAGAATACTCGCCATAACATTGGTTTTATGATCTTAGATGCTTTGGCTTCGAGTTTTGGTGTTTCGTTTAAAGATTCAAAAAAGTATTTAGAGACAACGCATACATGGGAAGGGGACAAAGTACACCTTCTGAAACCTTTAGAGTTTATGAATCTTTCTGGAAAATCCACTCAAACCCTTGCCAATTTGTATAAAATCCCTCCTACCCAGATACTGGTCATCCAAGACGAAGTGGATCTACCCTTTGGGAAAATAAAAAATAAAATTGGGGGCGGAACTGCCGGCCACAATGGACTAAAAGATATAGTCGCAAAACTAGGATCACAAGATTTTCACCGGTTGCGATTCGGGGTAGGAAAACCAGAAAAAGGGGGAATGGAAGTGGCAGATTTTGTATTACAAAACTTCAATTCAGAAGAAAAGAATCATTTGGATTCACTCATCAAAGAATCCATTTCCAAAACAGAAGATTGGATCAGAACCAACCGGAATCTCATTCGTAAAGAGAATGGAGGATAA
- a CDS encoding sensor histidine kinase, with product MAEIIVWIEHLVSNIPLPILEVWGRFSFLLGSIISIFAFTGFTFRNGKTFRISREVWNWNLTSFYWFLITFVSIFLTGYLGSSIVLIPGAQTLESLKDLSVFLCLNFFGYPALLAVPFAYGLSDLIEGVPPEFLWDWLPGYFINPSLFWLSYQMIGKRPDFRNFRIWVYYFLFVLIFLLLEPFLWGYICSEQFGAEISYHTISSALLFTTGLTWILAPFAMFVTFPLVRRFGLFWAEVPGQVKEVTLSDPQTIWKSGPSEWNHSELDLEPRTGISLQLFIVTPFVCLVLILVGITAYVTLKNAENSAFQMVEVLHRQWSKNISLSLDQYLISIPPTNKSYFDSKGLGKVLDVSKVNDQGRVFLLDEHLNPLASLSTELGKSRLLETVRVELKKLGNEINTTEKKFSFAIVTKRPLSRENWNAMVTIYTHPTIKEKTYLITLFPYSFYLSGVITGNSESAMVFAWAILLSLILAAVLAEFVTRPVLSFAKASKSFAKGDWNYPVDESMIAELKDLSEAFRFMSSELKQSFERVEESQRLVMETNSNLEEKIGQRTEALIESNRSLVEMIETKEKILIDLHKTQTQLLMSEKLAALGQFAAGITHELNTPLGAITSSVRAMSEILKNDIIDLPAFLESLDASEREDFRYFLHLGLAFGSRNSGLLNRAEKKERMGILNSHQVENPEEIIEDLTSLGILQLDEPLLTILKKPRSGIILQNVLILGSLYRLVYVVQTATDKASHVVNALKHYLHTDRLETETKFQNVHIPTEMDSILTLYQSKIKNDVEIIKSYSTSDYCLAERDKLNQVWINLINNALQAMDFRGKLKITVTSNADTVITSIQDTGKGIAPEIHDKIFLPFFTTKKHGEGIGLGLDICKQIVEKMKGTIEFTSDDLGTEFRVYLPKVIEGERD from the coding sequence ATGGCGGAAATTATTGTTTGGATAGAGCACCTAGTTTCCAACATCCCATTGCCTATTTTAGAGGTCTGGGGTCGGTTCTCCTTTTTACTAGGTTCCATTATTTCTATATTCGCTTTTACTGGTTTTACGTTTCGGAATGGAAAAACTTTCCGGATTTCTAGAGAAGTTTGGAATTGGAATCTCACTAGTTTTTATTGGTTTCTCATTACCTTTGTTTCAATTTTTCTCACGGGATATTTAGGAAGTTCTATCGTTCTGATTCCGGGAGCACAAACATTAGAAAGTCTAAAGGATCTCTCTGTTTTTCTATGTTTGAATTTTTTTGGATATCCGGCTTTACTTGCAGTTCCTTTTGCTTATGGACTTTCTGATTTAATAGAAGGTGTGCCACCCGAATTTTTATGGGACTGGTTACCCGGTTACTTTATTAACCCCAGTTTGTTTTGGCTCTCCTATCAAATGATTGGGAAGCGACCTGACTTTCGTAATTTTCGGATTTGGGTTTATTATTTTTTATTCGTGCTGATCTTTTTACTACTCGAACCTTTTTTATGGGGTTATATATGTTCCGAACAGTTTGGTGCAGAAATCTCATACCATACAATCAGCTCTGCATTATTGTTCACAACAGGCCTCACTTGGATTTTGGCTCCGTTTGCCATGTTTGTCACCTTTCCTCTTGTGAGAAGGTTTGGATTATTTTGGGCAGAAGTCCCCGGCCAAGTCAAAGAAGTCACTCTTTCCGATCCTCAAACCATCTGGAAGTCGGGACCAAGCGAATGGAACCATTCCGAACTTGACTTAGAACCAAGAACAGGAATTTCTTTGCAGTTATTTATAGTTACACCTTTTGTTTGTTTGGTTTTGATCCTTGTTGGTATCACCGCCTATGTTACTCTTAAGAATGCTGAAAACTCTGCATTTCAAATGGTGGAAGTGTTACATAGACAATGGTCAAAAAATATTAGCCTTAGTTTAGATCAGTATTTAATATCGATTCCACCAACTAACAAATCTTATTTTGATTCAAAAGGCTTAGGAAAAGTATTGGATGTTTCTAAAGTCAATGATCAAGGAAGGGTATTTTTACTCGATGAACATTTGAATCCATTAGCATCCCTTTCTACTGAACTTGGCAAATCGAGATTGTTAGAAACAGTGCGAGTGGAACTTAAGAAGTTAGGTAACGAAATCAATACAACTGAAAAGAAGTTTAGTTTTGCCATTGTGACAAAAAGACCTCTTTCGCGTGAGAACTGGAATGCAATGGTCACCATTTACACTCACCCCACAATCAAAGAAAAAACGTATCTTATCACTTTGTTTCCTTATTCATTTTATTTGAGCGGAGTCATTACGGGAAACAGTGAATCAGCGATGGTTTTTGCTTGGGCAATCCTCCTCAGTTTGATCTTAGCTGCTGTTCTTGCTGAGTTTGTGACAAGACCAGTTCTCTCCTTTGCCAAAGCTTCCAAATCATTCGCAAAAGGTGATTGGAATTATCCCGTAGACGAAAGTATGATCGCAGAACTTAAAGATCTTTCAGAAGCCTTTCGTTTTATGTCATCAGAGCTCAAACAGAGTTTTGAACGAGTAGAAGAAAGCCAACGTTTGGTGATGGAAACCAATTCTAATTTAGAGGAAAAAATTGGCCAAAGGACGGAAGCGTTAATTGAGAGTAATCGAAGTCTAGTGGAAATGATTGAAACGAAAGAAAAAATTCTAATCGATTTGCATAAAACTCAAACTCAACTTTTGATGAGTGAAAAATTGGCTGCCCTTGGTCAATTTGCCGCAGGTATTACTCATGAACTCAATACTCCCCTAGGTGCTATTACTTCTAGCGTTCGCGCTATGTCTGAGATCTTAAAAAATGACATCATCGACTTACCTGCATTTTTAGAATCATTGGATGCTTCAGAGAGAGAAGACTTTCGTTATTTTTTACATTTGGGATTAGCTTTTGGTTCTCGCAATTCCGGATTACTCAATCGTGCAGAAAAAAAAGAACGAATGGGAATTTTAAACTCACACCAAGTAGAAAACCCGGAAGAAATCATAGAAGATTTAACTTCCTTAGGCATTTTACAATTAGATGAACCACTTCTAACGATCCTAAAGAAGCCAAGGTCTGGAATTATTTTACAAAATGTTTTGATTCTCGGCAGTTTATATCGATTGGTTTATGTGGTGCAAACGGCCACTGACAAAGCATCTCATGTGGTAAATGCTTTGAAACACTATTTGCATACGGATCGGCTAGAAACAGAAACAAAATTTCAAAATGTTCATATTCCTACAGAAATGGATTCTATCCTTACTTTATACCAATCGAAAATAAAGAACGATGTTGAAATCATAAAATCTTATTCTACATCTGACTATTGTTTGGCGGAAAGGGACAAACTGAACCAAGTTTGGATTAATCTCATAAACAATGCATTACAAGCAATGGACTTTCGCGGAAAATTAAAAATTACAGTCACTTCGAATGCAGATACTGTAATCACTTCCATTCAGGATACAGGAAAAGGAATTGCTCCTGAGATACACGATAAGATCTTTTTACCTTTTTTTACTACAAAAAAACATGGCGAAGGGATTGGGCTTGGGCTTGACATTTGTAAACAAATCGTAGAAAAAATGAAGGGTACAATCGAATTCACGTCAGATGACTTGGGGACTGAGTTTAGAGTGTATTTGCCAAAGGTAATAGAAGGGGAAAGAGATTGA
- a CDS encoding replication-associated recombination protein A, producing the protein MDSLFSQNKQVPLAHAVRPKNWSEFVGQTQVVQSLKSIPKPTSILFYGPPGSGKTTLAHLLTQSWSLEKRYLSCVTSGLKEVREVLDEAKRRGTIVLFLDEIHRFSSSQQDALLSAVEEGEIILIAATTENPSFRVNKALLSRMLVYRLTSLSEAEENYIFESCLTKLNHKQTFPEDLKKELFRRSSGDARKLLGYLERILNATNDTEKITESKLAEILGENVIFYDKNSESHYDIISAFIKSLRGSDPDAAIFYLALMIEGGEDPLFIARRLVIFASEDIGNASVHALPLAIATWQAVERVGMPEGRIPLSQCTTFLASAPKSNASYLAIDKALQMVRERKREFQIPNHLRNAPTATHKNEGAGKDYQYPHDFPDHFVREKYFPDSFYPNPPEFYEPTNQGMEKNLKDQLRKHWGDKK; encoded by the coding sequence TTGGATTCCCTTTTTTCTCAAAACAAACAAGTCCCTTTAGCCCATGCGGTGCGACCCAAAAATTGGTCAGAGTTTGTGGGACAAACCCAAGTCGTACAATCTCTCAAATCCATTCCAAAACCCACCTCTATTCTGTTCTACGGCCCACCAGGATCTGGAAAAACAACGCTTGCACATTTACTAACTCAATCTTGGAGTTTGGAAAAACGGTATTTGAGTTGTGTGACCAGTGGTTTAAAAGAAGTGAGAGAGGTTTTAGACGAAGCCAAGAGACGCGGAACCATCGTTCTGTTTTTAGATGAGATCCATAGGTTTTCTTCCTCACAACAAGATGCACTTCTTTCTGCAGTAGAGGAAGGTGAGATCATTCTCATTGCTGCAACCACAGAAAATCCTAGTTTTCGTGTGAATAAAGCTCTTCTATCGAGAATGCTTGTTTACCGACTCACTTCTCTATCCGAAGCCGAGGAAAACTATATTTTTGAATCTTGTCTAACAAAATTAAACCACAAACAAACTTTCCCTGAAGATTTAAAAAAAGAACTCTTTCGTAGAAGTTCTGGGGATGCGAGAAAACTTCTCGGATATTTAGAACGTATTCTGAATGCAACTAACGATACCGAAAAAATCACCGAATCTAAGTTAGCTGAAATTTTGGGTGAAAATGTTATTTTTTATGATAAAAATAGCGAAAGCCATTATGATATTATCTCAGCATTTATCAAATCCCTTCGAGGAAGTGATCCTGATGCAGCCATTTTTTATTTAGCACTGATGATCGAAGGTGGGGAAGACCCACTTTTTATCGCGAGAAGGCTTGTGATTTTTGCCAGTGAAGATATTGGAAATGCCAGTGTTCACGCACTTCCTCTTGCTATTGCCACTTGGCAAGCAGTGGAAAGAGTCGGGATGCCGGAAGGACGAATTCCTTTGAGCCAATGTACTACTTTCCTTGCCTCAGCACCTAAGTCTAATGCTAGTTATTTGGCTATTGATAAAGCATTACAAATGGTTAGGGAAAGAAAAAGAGAATTCCAAATTCCAAACCATTTGCGTAATGCTCCTACTGCTACTCATAAAAATGAAGGAGCTGGAAAAGATTATCAGTATCCCCATGATTTTCCGGATCATTTTGTTCGAGAAAAATACTTTCCTGATTCCTTTTATCCAAACCCTCCCGAGTTTTATGAACCAACAAACCAAGGTATGGAAAAGAATCTAAAGGACCAGTTGCGAAAACATTGGGGTGATAAAAAATAA
- the cimA gene encoding (R)-citramalate synthase CimA has protein sequence MTESNSSIEILDVTLRDGEQTNGVSFSWQQKLNITKHLLKDLKTNRVEIASARVSPGEFEAVKKIVEWSKSEGLLDRIEILGFVDIDKTVEWMKGTGVKVLNLLTKGSLNHLTNQLRKTPAEHFLDIQKTVENATASGITVNVYMEDWSNGYLHSRDYVLEYLGVVSKFPVSKFYLADTLGVLSPLEVRTSITDLVKEFPKLWFEFHGHNDYDLAVANCLEAVEAGARGLHVAVNGLGERAGNSPLEAVVTALHDKTKFRTSVVEREITNASRLVEIFSGKRISDNRPIVGEDVFTQTAGVHADGDKKGNLYANPILPERFGRARVYALGKLAGKASITENLKQLGMVLSPEIEKKVLERVIELGDQNKTVTKEDLPYIISDITGENLEASFRIETCTVTSGLGVKPKAEVKVNYQGKFYEANGEGDGGYDAFMNALGKILKELNIQIPKLYDYEVRIPPGGNTNALVETVITWKGDGDTHPIRTIGIDSDQQVAAVKATERLLHILLGNV, from the coding sequence ATGACTGAATCTAACTCTTCTATAGAAATCCTGGACGTCACGTTGCGAGACGGGGAACAGACCAATGGTGTTTCTTTTTCTTGGCAGCAAAAATTAAATATCACCAAACATCTATTAAAAGATTTAAAAACCAATCGTGTGGAAATTGCCAGTGCTCGTGTTTCACCTGGTGAATTTGAAGCAGTCAAAAAAATTGTAGAATGGTCTAAATCTGAAGGTCTTTTGGATCGCATCGAAATTTTGGGATTTGTCGATATTGATAAAACTGTAGAATGGATGAAAGGAACAGGTGTTAAAGTCCTTAACCTTTTGACAAAGGGTTCCCTGAATCACCTAACCAATCAGTTACGAAAAACTCCTGCCGAACATTTTTTAGACATCCAAAAGACTGTAGAGAATGCAACGGCTTCTGGAATTACAGTGAATGTTTATATGGAAGATTGGTCCAATGGCTATTTACATTCACGAGATTACGTTTTAGAATACTTAGGTGTAGTATCCAAATTCCCTGTAAGTAAATTTTATCTAGCAGATACACTTGGAGTACTTTCTCCATTGGAAGTGCGAACATCCATTACAGATCTAGTGAAAGAGTTCCCGAAATTATGGTTTGAGTTTCATGGTCACAACGATTATGATTTAGCTGTTGCCAATTGTTTGGAAGCAGTAGAAGCAGGAGCTCGTGGCCTTCATGTCGCTGTTAATGGACTGGGGGAAAGGGCTGGAAATTCACCTCTAGAAGCTGTGGTCACTGCATTACATGACAAAACAAAATTCAGAACTTCCGTTGTAGAAAGAGAAATCACAAATGCATCTAGACTTGTTGAGATTTTTTCCGGCAAAAGAATCTCTGATAATCGTCCCATTGTGGGAGAAGATGTTTTTACGCAAACCGCAGGGGTTCATGCCGATGGCGATAAAAAAGGAAATTTATATGCCAATCCAATTTTACCAGAAAGGTTTGGTAGAGCCAGAGTCTACGCATTAGGTAAGTTAGCTGGGAAAGCAAGCATCACTGAAAATTTAAAACAACTGGGAATGGTTCTTTCTCCAGAAATTGAAAAAAAAGTTTTAGAACGAGTCATTGAACTAGGTGACCAAAACAAAACGGTTACTAAAGAAGACCTTCCTTATATCATCTCTGATATCACTGGCGAAAATTTAGAAGCTAGTTTTCGTATCGAAACTTGTACTGTGACTAGTGGGCTCGGTGTCAAACCCAAGGCAGAAGTAAAAGTCAACTACCAAGGAAAATTTTATGAAGCGAATGGAGAAGGCGATGGTGGTTATGACGCTTTTATGAATGCTCTTGGTAAAATTCTAAAAGAATTAAATATCCAAATTCCTAAACTTTATGACTATGAAGTGAGGATTCCTCCTGGTGGGAATACCAATGCCCTTGTGGAAACTGTGATTACCTGGAAAGGAGATGGTGATACTCATCCCATTCGTACCATTGGAATTGATTCTGACCAACAAGTGGCTGCAGTAAAAGCCACAGAACGATTGTTACATATTTTACTCGGAAACGTATGA
- a CDS encoding GAF domain-containing SpoIIE family protein phosphatase, with the protein MFTETRPSYNPYEISRESHEILESLSSVVLSPASGDFFQTRVFRLAHVFHLSTVWIAEWKKETSQFQTHALVHLGELSAPKSYNGKIAPCSEVIESKSFFHTISLEDRYPGFESVLSVKGSHYLGYPLKSRSGEIIGVIAILNRKPIPHIDRVIRILELLSVRTAQELERRKSDTYISHAIESVYALSHSLKEIHRLTTSHFESIEDLFSGYLKTGLQLFHFPLGIISQTNQDKYKILKVEGDSKGIKKGDSFRIVDTFFSKANQTKKTVFYEDIFSSEENLQKTPFFKEYGLVKSIEVPILIDGKVEGSIGFFSEEVGGIPIENHFIEVIEVMSRSIAYEIEKREAAEELKKIKLHQDGDYYLTSLLVKPLGGTTIESSNVKIEFLTKQKKEFSFQGKQGEIGGDLSVAHTILLREKKHTVFINADAMGKSLQGAAGALVLGAVFRSIIERTKNREEYQIKYPEQWLREVFDELNKTFESFDYTMLVSLILGLVEDESGLLYFVNAEHPHIILYRDGIASFIKTKYSYLKIGATLPQERFAINIFQLQKGDVLFGGSDGKDDILVHGACSGEHFLNTDEKLFLEHVRRREGNLSGIVRSIQQTGELTDDLSLFRLEYNPESETEEKTASTQDGLEQITKFKQEIRKGNLIAAQTLLESAYELNDRNLEVLQSLVKFRITNKEYEQAVKYGEEYLSLKADSNHILLSLSFAYQKLGKINKAIEYSERLILREPQHLKNTTHLAVLYGKKGDFEKAKEFLNFAIESTNDKEQLEKLEKYLSRIEHVHAKQKSKYQLE; encoded by the coding sequence ATGTTTACAGAAACGAGACCCAGTTACAACCCCTACGAAATTTCAAGAGAGTCCCATGAGATTTTAGAGTCACTCTCTTCTGTCGTTTTATCTCCTGCATCCGGCGATTTTTTTCAAACCCGAGTGTTTCGGCTCGCTCATGTGTTCCACCTATCAACCGTTTGGATCGCAGAATGGAAAAAAGAAACCTCGCAGTTTCAAACTCATGCTTTGGTTCATTTGGGAGAACTTTCGGCACCAAAATCCTATAATGGTAAAATTGCACCTTGTTCTGAGGTGATAGAATCAAAATCCTTTTTTCATACAATCAGCCTTGAAGATCGGTATCCGGGATTCGAATCTGTTTTATCTGTCAAAGGCAGTCACTATTTAGGTTATCCTTTGAAATCTAGATCAGGAGAAATCATTGGTGTCATTGCCATTCTCAATCGAAAACCAATTCCACATATCGATCGAGTGATTCGAATCTTAGAGTTACTTTCTGTAAGAACAGCTCAAGAATTAGAAAGACGAAAGTCAGATACTTACATTTCCCATGCTATAGAATCAGTCTATGCTCTCAGTCATTCCTTAAAAGAAATTCATAGATTAACAACTTCTCATTTCGAATCCATCGAAGATTTATTTTCAGGTTATCTCAAAACGGGTTTACAGTTATTCCATTTCCCTTTGGGGATCATAAGCCAAACCAACCAAGACAAATATAAAATTCTAAAAGTGGAAGGAGATTCAAAAGGAATCAAAAAAGGAGATTCATTTCGAATTGTTGATACATTTTTTTCGAAAGCAAACCAAACAAAAAAAACAGTATTTTATGAAGATATATTTTCTTCAGAAGAGAACCTTCAAAAAACTCCATTTTTCAAAGAGTATGGATTAGTTAAGTCAATTGAAGTTCCCATACTCATTGATGGAAAAGTAGAAGGATCTATTGGTTTTTTCTCAGAAGAAGTGGGAGGTATCCCGATCGAAAATCATTTTATCGAAGTGATTGAAGTGATGAGCCGAAGTATTGCCTATGAGATTGAAAAAAGAGAAGCTGCGGAAGAACTCAAAAAAATTAAACTCCACCAGGATGGAGATTATTATTTAACTTCTCTCCTTGTGAAACCTTTAGGAGGAACTACGATTGAAAGTTCCAATGTAAAAATCGAGTTTTTAACCAAACAGAAGAAAGAATTTTCTTTTCAAGGAAAACAAGGAGAAATTGGAGGAGACCTTTCTGTAGCACATACAATCCTATTACGAGAAAAAAAACATACAGTCTTTATCAATGCGGATGCGATGGGTAAATCTCTCCAAGGTGCCGCAGGGGCTTTGGTTTTGGGAGCAGTATTTCGGTCCATTATCGAAAGGACAAAAAACAGAGAAGAATACCAAATCAAATACCCCGAACAATGGTTACGTGAAGTATTCGATGAATTAAACAAAACCTTTGAAAGTTTTGATTATACGATGCTTGTTTCACTCATTCTTGGTTTGGTGGAAGATGAGTCCGGTTTATTGTATTTTGTCAATGCAGAACATCCCCATATCATATTATACAGAGATGGAATTGCAAGTTTTATCAAAACTAAATACAGTTACCTAAAAATTGGGGCTACCCTTCCCCAAGAAAGATTTGCGATCAATATTTTCCAACTACAGAAAGGAGATGTGCTCTTTGGTGGGTCTGACGGCAAAGATGATATCTTAGTACACGGAGCTTGCAGTGGAGAACATTTTCTTAATACTGACGAAAAATTATTTTTAGAACATGTAAGAAGAAGAGAAGGAAATCTTTCGGGTATTGTTCGCTCCATCCAACAAACAGGAGAACTCACTGACGATTTATCCCTTTTTCGATTGGAGTATAATCCAGAATCTGAGACGGAAGAAAAAACAGCCTCGACCCAAGATGGTTTAGAACAAATAACAAAATTCAAACAAGAGATCAGAAAGGGGAATTTGATAGCAGCCCAAACTCTTTTGGAAAGTGCATATGAACTAAACGACAGGAATTTGGAAGTTTTGCAAAGTTTGGTGAAATTTCGAATAACAAATAAAGAATACGAACAAGCCGTAAAGTACGGTGAAGAGTATTTATCTTTAAAAGCAGATAGCAACCACATCCTATTGTCACTTTCTTTTGCTTATCAAAAGTTAGGAAAAATTAATAAAGCAATCGAATATTCGGAAAGGCTCATCCTCCGCGAACCGCAACATCTAAAGAATACAACCCATTTGGCTGTTTTGTATGGCAAAAAAGGTGACTTTGAAAAAGCCAAAGAATTTTTAAACTTTGCCATCGAATCCACAAATGACAAGGAACAGTTAGAAAAATTAGAAAAGTATCTATCAAGAATAGAACATGTGCATGCGAAACAAAAAAGTAAATATCAATTAGAATGA
- a CDS encoding response regulator yields the protein MNITQVQHEKNAILCVDDEPILLLSLVQELKREIGGSFTYETAQNPEEAMEVIDDLCQSGVEVILILSDWLMPGMRGDEFLIQVHQKYPHIKSILISGHADRDAINRVKEEAKTYAIFSKPWNTRELLDAVRFCCNLT from the coding sequence TTGAACATTACGCAAGTACAACATGAGAAAAACGCAATCCTATGTGTTGATGATGAACCGATCCTTCTTCTTTCCCTCGTACAAGAACTAAAACGGGAGATTGGTGGCAGTTTTACGTACGAAACCGCACAAAATCCCGAAGAAGCTATGGAAGTCATCGATGATCTTTGCCAATCGGGAGTGGAAGTGATTCTCATTCTTTCTGATTGGCTGATGCCTGGAATGCGTGGGGATGAATTCCTCATCCAAGTCCATCAAAAATACCCTCATATCAAATCCATTCTAATTTCCGGTCATGCGGATCGTGATGCCATCAACCGAGTGAAGGAAGAGGCTAAAACTTATGCCATTTTTTCCAAACCCTGGAACACCAGGGAATTGCTCGATGCAGTTCGTTTCTGTTGCAATTTGACCTAA
- a CDS encoding YqaA family protein → MIKEKETPINLRSLIYQTILSIVIVLVIVFGLAFFFRKELLGFSEHFVRIFGYWGLFFGMILSDSLPAFVPPDAFLMLAITGEMDPLFTILSMSLGSIIGGTLAYFTGLYLIPKFHLGRQMVLHYEDKLLPYLRKYGFGAVVLSALTPIPYSWMAYTVGTFKMRYTLFLLGSLFRFVRVTVYFYAMYLGWITGG, encoded by the coding sequence ATGATTAAAGAAAAAGAAACTCCCATCAACCTACGTAGCCTTATTTACCAAACTATTCTTTCCATAGTCATAGTTCTTGTCATTGTTTTTGGATTGGCATTTTTTTTCCGCAAAGAACTCCTTGGGTTTAGCGAACACTTTGTCCGAATTTTTGGATATTGGGGACTTTTTTTCGGCATGATCCTTTCGGATAGTCTTCCTGCCTTTGTACCTCCCGACGCCTTTCTTATGTTAGCGATCACGGGTGAGATGGATCCACTTTTCACCATCCTTTCCATGTCCTTGGGAAGTATCATCGGCGGTACTCTCGCCTATTTTACCGGTTTGTATCTCATCCCCAAATTTCATTTAGGAAGACAGATGGTTTTGCATTATGAAGACAAACTCCTCCCATATCTTCGAAAGTATGGTTTTGGAGCTGTAGTTTTAAGTGCTCTCACACCCATTCCTTATTCATGGATGGCTTACACAGTGGGAACCTTTAAGATGCGTTATACTTTGTTTTTGTTAGGTTCTCTCTTTCGGTTTGTTAGAGTCACTGTTTATTTTTATGCAATGTATTTAGGATGGATTACTGGAGGATAG